A genomic window from Ascaphus truei isolate aAscTru1 chromosome 1, aAscTru1.hap1, whole genome shotgun sequence includes:
- the LOC142503545 gene encoding uncharacterized protein LOC142503545: MLLLYIVAPEGHVSPETEQVSSPGSASSTHLEEHDEEDYDDDDDDDDDAAAAAIDTQIQASDHEEVPIETVLPPKRPANTTYDAIVASEGKIVEAENRRHSDLMTVLERMIALQEETVSQLAHLHRVFIEVPKQLQKINTSFEALVVQQTQANYWRMTNVPQFNTSQPGSVHAGQFSPHSSDIHSPGPNVTGQVADIAVQVPDDILPLPSVQIQQLTPTKEATKRKHKQLLLTSFWSKTTKDTHETDQPSLVQCLPTCSHVSVGTSPVREQSLPKSPVGESLPKSPVGESLPKSPVGESLATSPVGESLATSPVGEQSLPKSPVGESLATSPAREVPEATQSGSVVPKVGGKRKRKAQETTSRPVTRSQKEQKK, translated from the exons gctcaacacacctagaag aacatgatgaagaggattatgatgatgatgatgatgatgatgatgatgccgccgccgccgccatagacacacaaatacaagcaagtgaccatgaagaggttccaattgaaactgttttaccgccaaaacgtccagcaaataccacatatgatgcaattgtagcttctgagggaaaaattgtggaagcagaaaatcgtcgccattctgacctgatgacagtgctggaaaggatgattgcactgcaggaagaaacagtttcacaattggcacatctccacagagtcttcattgaagtgcctaaacagttgcaaaaaatcaacacctcattcgaagcattagttgttcagcaaacacaagctaattactggagaatgactaatgtaccacaattcaacacctcacagccaggatctgttcatgcaggtcagttttcaccacattcatctgatattcattcaccaggcccaaatgttaccggtcaagtagcagacattgctgtgcaggttcctgacgacatcctaccgctgccatctgtacaaattcagcagctgacacctacaaaggaggccacaaaaagaaaacacaagcagttactactgaccagtttttggtcaaaaacaacaaaagacacacatgaaacagaccaaccatcacttgtgcagtgtctaccaacttgctcacatgtgtcagtgggcacaagccctgtccgtgaacagtcactacccaaaagccctgtaggtgagtcactgcccaaaagccctgtaggtgaatcgctgcccaaaagccctgtaggtgagtcactggccacaagccctgtaggtgagtcactggccacaagccccgtaggtgaacagtcactgcccaaaagccctgtaggtgagtcactggccacaagccctgcccgtgaagtgccagaggccactcaaagtggctctgttgtgcctaaagttggtggcaaaagaaaaaggaaagctcaagagacaacaagcaggcctgttactcgctcgcaaaaggaacaaaaaaaataa